Proteins encoded within one genomic window of Rhinolophus sinicus isolate RSC01 linkage group LG14, ASM3656204v1, whole genome shotgun sequence:
- the MOS gene encoding proto-oncogene serine/threonine-protein kinase mos, which produces MPSPLPRRRYLPGEFSPSVDSRPCSSPSKLPGKAGKLFSGATPPRAPRLPRRLAWCSIDWEQVCFLQRLGAGGFGSVYKATYHGVLVAIKQVSRCTKNRLASQRSFWAELNIARLRHDNIVGVVAASTRTPAGFNSLGTIIMEFGGNVTLHQVIYGATSCPEEEKVEPHCCAGEQLNLAKCLKYALDVANGLLFLHSQSIVHLDLKPANILISEQDVCKIGDFGCSEKLEDLCFQTLPHHLGGTYTHRAPELLKGENVTPKADIYSFAITLWQMTTKEVPYSGERQYVLYAVVAYHLRPSLSAAVFTDSIPGARLEKIIQGCWRASASQRPSAENLLLDLNSLKAEFG; this is translated from the coding sequence ATGCCCTCACCTCTCCCACGGCGCCGTTACCTCCCGGGGGAGTTTTCTCCCTCGGTGGACTCGAGGCCCTGCAGTAGCCCCTCCAAGCTCCCAGGTAAGGCAGGGAAGCTCTTTTCAGGGGCCACTCCTCCCAGGGCCCCACGGCTGCCACGCCGACTGGCCTGGTGCTCCATTGACTGGGAACAGGTGTGCTTCCTGCAGCGGTTGGGAGCTGGGGGCTTCGGCTCGGTGTACAAGGCAACTTACCACGGTGTACTGGTGGCCATAAAGCAAGTGAGCAGGTGCACCAAGAACCGACTGGCATCCCAGCGCAGTTTCTGGGCTGAGCTCAACATTGCTAGGCTTCGCCATGACAACATCGTGGGGGTTGTGGCTGCCAGCACGCGAACGCCTGCAGGCTTTAATAGTTTAGGCACCATAATCATGGAGTTTGGTGGTAATGTCACTTTACACCAAGTCATATACGGGGCTACCAGCTGCCCTGAGGAGGAGAAGGTGGAGCCTCACTGCTGTGCCGGAGAGCAATTAAATTTGGCAAAGTGTCTGAAGTATGCCCTGGATGTTGCGAATGGACTCCTTTTCCTTCACTCACAAAGCATTGTGCACTTGGACCTGAAGCCTGCTAACATTTTGATCAGTGAGCAGGATGTCTGCAAAATTGGTGACTTTGGTTGCTCTGAGAAGCTGGAAGATCTGTGCTTCCAGACTCTTCCTCACCACTTAGGTGGCACATACACCCACCGAGCCCCAGAGCTCCTGAAAGGAGAGAACGTAACGCCCAAAGCTGACATCTATTCTTTTGCCATCACTCTCTGGCAAATGACTACCAAGGAGGTGCCTTACTCGGGGGAGCGTCAGTACGTGCTCTACGCTGTAGTGGCCTATCATCTTCGTCCGTCTCTCTCAGCAGCTGTCTTCACTGACTCCATCCCTGGGGCAAGACTTGAGAAGATCATCCAGGGCTGCTGGAGGGCCAGTGCTTCCCAGAGGCCAAGTGCGGAAAATCTCCTGCTTGACCTTAATTCTTTGAAAGCTGAATTTGGCTGA